In Nakamurella antarctica, the following are encoded in one genomic region:
- a CDS encoding TetR/AcrR family transcriptional regulator has product MFSHLQPAAARRLLLSAHDVFAAKGYHAATTREIAAGAGMSPAAMYIHYRSKQDLLFQLSLLGHEACETVVSTALAQARGPAEQLRAMIGAFAAWHAANHTTARIVQYELTSLTRDNFEAVASIRRRIDAQISSVVERGLATGSFEVNDLPGTALAVTSLCVDVARWFPAANLNSPHDVAVLYGDLALRMVGCKD; this is encoded by the coding sequence GTGTTCTCACATCTTCAGCCTGCCGCAGCCCGACGTCTGTTGCTCTCCGCACACGATGTGTTTGCCGCCAAGGGGTATCACGCTGCCACGACGCGAGAAATCGCCGCAGGGGCCGGGATGAGCCCCGCCGCGATGTACATCCACTACCGTTCCAAACAGGATCTTCTGTTTCAGCTGAGCCTGCTCGGCCACGAGGCATGCGAAACGGTGGTCTCGACCGCTTTGGCGCAGGCGCGTGGCCCGGCAGAGCAGCTGCGGGCAATGATCGGCGCTTTCGCCGCATGGCACGCGGCGAACCACACGACGGCGCGCATTGTGCAGTACGAATTGACCTCGCTCACCCGAGACAACTTTGAGGCTGTGGCTTCGATACGGCGCCGGATAGACGCACAGATATCGAGCGTTGTCGAGAGGGGGTTAGCGACAGGCTCCTTCGAAGTCAACGATCTTCCCGGCACTGCGCTTGCCGTCACCTCTTTATGCGTGGACGTCGCCCGATGGTTCCCAGCAGCCAACCTGAATTCCCCACATGACGTCGCGGTCCTCTACGGCGACTTGGCCTTGAGAATGGTCGGCTGCAAAGACTAG
- the ilvD gene encoding dihydroxy-acid dehydratase produces MTDNSTPPSDVQLNSQIDIKPRSRDVTDGIEKAASRGMLRAVGMGDEDWVKPQIGIGSSWNEITPCNLSLNRLAQAAKEGVHAAGGYPLQFGTISVSDGISMGHEGMHFSLVSREVIADSVEVVMQAERMDGSVLLAGCDKSLPGMLMAAARLDLASVFLYAGSIAPGWVKLTDGTEKDVTLIDAFEAIGATKAGTMSEEDLGRIERAVCPGEGACGGMYTANTMASIAEAMGMAVLGSTSPPSADRRRDYYAHRSGEAVVNLLRLGITARDIMTRKAFENAIAVLMAFGGSTNAVLHLLAIAHEADVDLELSDFNRIADKVPHLGNLKPFGRYVMNDVDRVGGLPVVLKALMDEGLVHGDALTVSGKTMAENLAELTLPALDGEVVRKFNNPIHPSGGLSILRGSLAPEGAVVKTAGFDLEVFEGPARVFERERAAMDALTNGDIKAGDVVVIRYEGPKGGPGMREMLAITGAIKGAGLGKDVLLVTDGRFSGGTTGLCIGHLAPESVDGGPIAFVRDGDMIRVDIQARTLDLLVTPEVLAERREGWEPLPPRYTRGVLAKYSKLVTSAARGAITE; encoded by the coding sequence GTGACCGATAACAGCACGCCCCCATCAGATGTCCAGCTCAATTCGCAGATCGACATTAAGCCCCGGAGCCGAGATGTCACTGACGGCATCGAGAAGGCCGCTTCCCGCGGAATGCTCCGGGCGGTCGGCATGGGCGACGAGGACTGGGTTAAACCCCAGATCGGTATCGGCAGCTCGTGGAACGAAATCACCCCTTGCAACCTCTCTCTCAACAGACTCGCGCAGGCAGCCAAGGAGGGGGTGCATGCCGCTGGCGGTTACCCGCTGCAGTTCGGCACCATCTCGGTCTCCGATGGCATCTCGATGGGCCACGAGGGAATGCACTTTTCCCTGGTGTCCCGAGAGGTAATCGCGGACTCGGTGGAGGTCGTGATGCAGGCCGAGCGCATGGACGGCTCCGTCCTGCTTGCCGGGTGCGACAAGTCGCTGCCGGGCATGCTGATGGCCGCGGCCCGGCTCGATCTGGCGTCGGTATTTCTCTACGCGGGTTCGATTGCTCCGGGCTGGGTCAAGCTGACCGATGGCACCGAAAAGGACGTCACGCTGATCGATGCCTTCGAGGCGATCGGGGCCACTAAAGCGGGCACGATGAGCGAAGAGGATCTAGGCCGGATCGAGCGCGCGGTATGTCCCGGCGAGGGTGCCTGCGGTGGGATGTACACCGCTAACACCATGGCCTCCATCGCGGAGGCGATGGGCATGGCAGTCCTAGGATCCACCTCGCCGCCCTCGGCAGACCGCCGCCGCGACTACTACGCGCACCGCTCCGGCGAGGCCGTTGTCAACCTATTACGCTTGGGCATTACGGCGCGAGACATCATGACTCGCAAGGCGTTTGAGAACGCAATCGCAGTTTTGATGGCGTTTGGTGGCTCCACCAACGCCGTCCTGCACTTGCTGGCAATCGCCCACGAAGCCGACGTCGACCTTGAGCTATCCGACTTCAACCGGATCGCCGACAAGGTGCCGCACCTGGGTAATCTCAAGCCGTTCGGCCGGTACGTGATGAACGATGTAGACCGGGTCGGTGGCCTGCCCGTAGTGCTCAAGGCATTGATGGACGAAGGGCTCGTCCACGGCGACGCGCTCACTGTGAGCGGTAAGACGATGGCGGAAAACCTGGCGGAACTCACGTTGCCCGCGCTCGATGGTGAGGTCGTTCGAAAGTTCAATAACCCGATCCACCCCTCCGGCGGTTTGAGCATCCTGCGCGGATCGCTAGCACCTGAAGGAGCGGTGGTTAAAACTGCCGGCTTCGATCTGGAGGTTTTTGAGGGCCCCGCAAGGGTTTTCGAACGCGAACGCGCTGCGATGGATGCACTGACCAACGGAGACATCAAAGCCGGCGACGTCGTCGTCATCCGGTACGAGGGACCCAAGGGCGGACCGGGGATGCGGGAGATGCTCGCCATCACCGGCGCTATCAAGGGCGCTGGGCTCGGCAAGGATGTTTTGCTCGTTACCGACGGACGTTTCTCCGGCGGCACCACGGGCCTGTGCATTGGGCACCTCGCACCCGAATCGGTGGACGGCGGCCCCATCGCGTTTGTTCGGGACGGGGACATGATTCGGGTAGACATCCAGGCTCGAACGCTAGACCTGCTGGTGACCCCCGAGGTACTTGCCGAACGACGCGAGGGCTGGGAACCCTTGCCTCCCAGGTACACCCGGGGGGTGTTGGCCAAGTACTCGAAGTTGGTCACCTCTGCTGCGAGAGGCGCGATCACCGAGTAG
- a CDS encoding (2Fe-2S)-binding protein: MSAKVAADGTPEVEAVNRELLRQLPIDAHGPLVCGPDARKVSATKIRDATWMENQLGLRGEIWRTTDVPVLATLWWYSASHFLVTPSIASLILTGRALSPRLEDLMVHHQLDSRVSGASSTALAGPGDQIQALAITLAEMFDELIPQVASLARRSEQAMWALATDSLASQALLFGRALHQVPAATRTVSALIEAIDRPMPPARFIDVAPPPLGILRRRLVHRQSCCLLYRVPGESLCSSCPRRHPDLRRDTLGTPLSTPE; the protein is encoded by the coding sequence GTGTCGGCAAAAGTGGCGGCGGATGGGACTCCCGAGGTAGAAGCTGTCAACCGCGAACTACTCAGACAGCTTCCCATTGACGCCCACGGCCCTCTGGTGTGCGGACCTGACGCCAGGAAAGTCAGCGCCACAAAAATTCGGGACGCCACATGGATGGAAAACCAACTAGGGCTTCGCGGTGAAATATGGCGCACCACCGATGTTCCCGTGTTGGCAACTCTGTGGTGGTACTCGGCGAGCCACTTCCTCGTGACGCCTTCCATTGCCTCCCTGATCCTCACGGGTCGGGCTCTCTCGCCGCGGTTGGAAGACCTCATGGTGCACCACCAATTAGATTCACGAGTGAGTGGGGCTTCCTCCACCGCGCTCGCGGGGCCGGGCGACCAAATACAGGCGTTAGCAATAACTTTGGCTGAAATGTTTGACGAGCTCATTCCCCAGGTAGCCTCCCTTGCCCGCCGCTCGGAGCAAGCGATGTGGGCGCTGGCCACAGATTCGCTAGCCAGCCAAGCGCTGCTATTCGGCCGGGCACTCCATCAGGTGCCAGCGGCGACCCGCACCGTGTCCGCGCTCATCGAGGCGATTGACCGCCCGATGCCTCCGGCGCGGTTCATCGATGTCGCCCCACCGCCCCTGGGCATTCTCCGTCGGCGCCTCGTACATCGTCAATCGTGTTGCCTGCTGTACCGGGTTCCCGGTGAATCGCTGTGCTCATCCTGCCCACGACGGCATCCGGATCTACGCAGAGACACTCTTGGCACACCGCTGTCCACGCCGGAATGA
- a CDS encoding cytochrome P450, with product MSDEEFVIDNSAFMPLVRNGFDPVPELAQRRREQPVSRLEFPFGIGAWLVAGYADTKTVLGSVDAFSNDFANLTAATGGQATQDQDPGGLGFSDPPKHTRLRKLLTPEFTMRRLQRLIPRIETIVNDRIDALIDARSRTGDAVDLAGLFATPVPSLVISELLDVPVPDREAFARLSADRFDMFGGALSGLDAMTESLQFMTDLVQQQRKSPGDGLLGMLIREHGDEVTDRELAGLADGLLVGGHETTASMIALGALILLQNDDYAELVRTGDSHTVAGIVEEMLRYLSVVQVSFPRFAREDMMIGDTRIAKGDMILCSLSSANRDDDLTTSRTAGPGGSSPLESFDPLRAPTQHFAFGYGFHRCVGAELAKIELRIAYPLLLQRLPGLRLAVRNEEIIFREMSIVYGLESLPVTW from the coding sequence ATGAGCGACGAAGAATTTGTCATTGATAACTCTGCTTTCATGCCGTTGGTGCGTAACGGTTTTGACCCGGTTCCGGAGCTAGCGCAGCGGCGTCGGGAACAGCCCGTGAGCAGGTTGGAATTCCCGTTCGGTATTGGTGCCTGGTTGGTAGCCGGGTACGCCGACACTAAGACGGTGTTGGGCAGCGTCGATGCGTTCAGTAATGATTTTGCCAACCTCACAGCGGCCACCGGTGGCCAAGCAACCCAGGATCAGGATCCCGGAGGTCTGGGGTTCAGCGACCCGCCCAAGCACACCCGGTTGCGAAAGCTTCTCACCCCAGAATTCACGATGCGACGCCTGCAGCGCCTCATCCCGCGCATCGAAACGATCGTGAATGACCGGATCGACGCCCTTATCGATGCCCGGTCACGCACGGGAGACGCAGTCGATCTCGCCGGACTGTTCGCGACTCCCGTTCCGTCATTGGTGATTTCGGAATTGTTGGACGTCCCGGTGCCGGACCGCGAAGCCTTCGCCAGGTTGTCGGCGGACCGTTTTGACATGTTTGGCGGCGCTCTGTCGGGGCTGGACGCCATGACCGAGTCACTTCAGTTCATGACCGATTTGGTACAGCAGCAACGGAAGAGCCCGGGCGATGGACTCCTGGGAATGCTCATTCGCGAGCACGGCGATGAAGTAACTGATCGCGAACTGGCGGGGCTGGCCGACGGGCTCTTGGTGGGCGGTCACGAGACAACAGCCAGCATGATCGCCCTCGGCGCGCTGATTCTGCTGCAAAATGACGACTACGCCGAGTTGGTTCGCACCGGTGATAGCCACACGGTCGCCGGCATCGTGGAGGAGATGCTTCGCTATCTTTCCGTGGTCCAGGTATCGTTCCCGCGGTTCGCGCGCGAGGACATGATGATCGGCGACACCCGAATCGCCAAGGGGGACATGATCCTGTGTTCGTTGAGCTCCGCCAACCGAGATGACGACCTCACCACCTCCCGCACGGCAGGCCCCGGTGGATCCAGCCCACTGGAAAGCTTCGACCCACTGCGCGCACCCACCCAGCATTTCGCCTTCGGCTACGGCTTCCATCGATGCGTCGGCGCGGAGCTCGCAAAAATCGAATTACGCATCGCGTATCCGCTTCTGCTGCAACGGCTTCCCGGACTCCGGTTAGCCGTGCGCAACGAGGAAATCATCTTTCGAGAGATGTCGATCGTCTACGGGCTGGAGTCGCTGCCCGTCACGTGGTGA
- a CDS encoding ATP-binding cassette domain-containing protein: MSLLSVRDLDVHFAGRGFRAPPFQALQKVSISIESGKTLGLVGESGSGKTTLGRAILGLTPATGGAIEFEGRSVLGLSRRKRRALSTDIQVVFQDPYSSLNPAMTVESILAEPLQAAGTGRRDAVIRIRSLLDEVQLPVDAGSRYPSEFSGGQRQRIALARALALSPRLLVCDEPVSALDMSTQAKILELLIEIQATTGVAYLFITHDLSVVRYISHDVAVMYRGEIVESGPADVITTTPTELYTQRLLLASPVADPGRQALRRAAWKALPQRPLGVGVPETAITT, from the coding sequence GTGAGCCTGCTGAGCGTCCGCGATCTGGACGTGCACTTTGCGGGACGCGGATTCCGGGCCCCTCCTTTCCAGGCTTTACAGAAGGTCTCGATTTCGATCGAGAGCGGCAAAACGTTGGGCCTGGTAGGCGAATCCGGCTCCGGTAAAACGACTCTCGGCCGGGCAATCCTCGGCTTAACACCCGCAACGGGCGGGGCAATTGAGTTCGAGGGACGCAGCGTGCTGGGCTTGTCGCGCAGGAAAAGGCGCGCGCTGTCCACTGATATCCAGGTGGTGTTTCAAGACCCGTACTCTTCACTCAATCCAGCCATGACGGTCGAGTCGATCCTGGCCGAACCCCTGCAGGCGGCGGGAACGGGTCGAAGGGATGCAGTAATAAGGATCCGATCTCTGTTGGATGAGGTACAGCTTCCCGTCGATGCTGGCAGTCGCTATCCGAGTGAATTCTCGGGGGGCCAACGTCAGCGGATCGCCCTGGCTCGAGCGCTGGCGCTGAGCCCACGGTTGTTGGTGTGTGACGAGCCGGTCAGCGCGCTCGACATGTCCACTCAGGCCAAAATTCTCGAATTGCTCATAGAAATCCAAGCCACCACCGGTGTCGCATACCTTTTCATCACCCACGACCTGTCGGTGGTCCGCTACATCAGTCATGACGTCGCGGTGATGTACCGAGGCGAGATAGTTGAATCGGGCCCGGCCGACGTCATCACCACCACGCCCACAGAGCTGTACACCCAACGCCTGTTGCTCGCCTCCCCCGTCGCCGACCCCGGACGGCAGGCGCTGCGCAGAGCCGCATGGAAAGCCCTGCCGCAACGGCCACTGGGTGTGGGGGTTCCTGAAACGGCCATCACCACGTGA
- a CDS encoding DUF6308 family protein, whose amino-acid sequence MSEGANQTDKTLIHIGGVGIGRELVLTAAREYLAAQGGRFGYPAYDAFEAGGGPGRISDGDFLAPALLNAPVNIKAFYSLESIRLQLEGWLKKVPVDARLVDAGSDGLALLGELFSVLDAKPRLPHARGSVLAKVMHRKRPAFVPLYDRYVDFCYRGSENAPISVDRGRTWQQFAPLLGQAMINDLQRERDFLAEVVALAQGPVITPLRALDILAWQAGRTSSPKPGLWTKSLASGEAAGDSEASDPFVDEVDEDDEAH is encoded by the coding sequence GTGTCCGAAGGCGCCAACCAGACTGACAAAACGCTCATCCATATCGGCGGCGTAGGTATTGGCCGTGAGCTGGTGTTGACGGCAGCTCGCGAATACCTTGCGGCCCAGGGTGGGCGGTTCGGATACCCGGCGTATGACGCGTTCGAGGCTGGCGGTGGCCCGGGCCGGATCAGCGACGGAGACTTCCTCGCGCCCGCTCTGCTGAACGCCCCAGTCAACATCAAAGCCTTCTATTCTCTGGAATCGATCCGCCTGCAGCTCGAGGGGTGGCTGAAAAAGGTCCCGGTTGATGCACGGTTGGTGGATGCGGGCTCCGACGGGCTCGCCTTGCTGGGCGAGCTGTTCTCAGTTCTTGACGCAAAGCCGCGGCTGCCGCACGCGCGCGGTTCTGTGCTGGCCAAAGTGATGCACCGTAAGCGCCCGGCCTTCGTGCCGCTCTACGACCGCTACGTCGACTTCTGCTACCGGGGCAGTGAAAATGCGCCGATCAGTGTCGACCGCGGCCGCACCTGGCAGCAATTTGCGCCGCTGCTTGGCCAAGCGATGATCAACGATCTTCAGCGCGAGCGTGACTTCTTGGCCGAGGTGGTCGCGCTCGCCCAAGGGCCGGTAATTACGCCGTTACGCGCGCTGGATATCCTCGCCTGGCAAGCTGGACGCACCAGTAGTCCGAAGCCTGGTCTCTGGACGAAATCGCTCGCCTCAGGCGAAGCGGCGGGGGATTCCGAAGCCTCGGATCCGTTCGTCGACGAGGTGGACGAGGACGACGAGGCTCACTAG
- a CDS encoding dipeptide/oligopeptide/nickel ABC transporter permease/ATP-binding protein, which yields MTVPLDETVSGPVAAESLPQRRRLKAFLRNPVGVVAASVLLLIVLLCLLAPLIAPYDPLRITLIDQLKPISWQHWLGTDTQGRDVLSRLLYGGRVSLRAGIIMISTAMAIGVPTGLLAGYYSKWFDSLASWVAGLLMSLPQILILVVVISSLGSGLAPTMIALGVLASPDIFRLTRGVVIGVRDELFIDAARVSGLSDPRIIFRHVLAVVTGPVVVLGSFVFGLAIIVQAGLEFLGFGDPTRPSWGNMLSDAFATIYKAPHLVYAPGAMIGVTAMCLVLVSAAIADSLGVGRASRRKRNHRMPARHQDAGRDWQQRELADDGMEYSAGDLLTVRGLSVRYPSAGGGRSTVVSSVCLTVNRGEALGIVGESGSGKSQTVFAILGLLPPEAQMDAQSMVLGGVNLIDASAKTLQQLRGGAMAYVPQEPMSNLDPSFTVGSQLIAPMRYKLKISKSAARSRAIALLERVGIPDPQRTMAAYPHELSGGMAQRVLIAGAVSCDPELLVADEPTTALDVTVQAEVLELLRELQKERNMALIIVTHNLGVIADICDRVAVMKSGEIVETASVAELFAHPQHEYTKMLLAATLDDAPGRAASAPPTGFAP from the coding sequence ATGACGGTGCCCTTGGACGAGACTGTTTCCGGCCCGGTCGCAGCCGAGTCCCTCCCCCAGCGAAGGCGGCTGAAAGCGTTCCTGCGCAACCCTGTGGGAGTGGTTGCGGCAAGCGTCCTGCTGTTAATTGTTCTCCTCTGCCTGCTCGCGCCGCTGATCGCACCGTACGACCCGTTGCGGATCACGCTCATCGACCAGCTCAAGCCGATCAGTTGGCAGCACTGGCTGGGTACCGACACCCAGGGCCGAGATGTGTTGTCCCGATTGCTTTACGGCGGCCGAGTGAGCCTTCGGGCCGGAATCATCATGATCTCTACCGCCATGGCTATCGGGGTGCCAACGGGCCTTCTGGCTGGGTACTACTCGAAGTGGTTCGACTCCCTGGCCTCCTGGGTCGCGGGCCTGCTGATGTCGCTGCCCCAAATCCTGATTCTGGTGGTGGTGATTAGTTCGCTGGGTAGTGGGCTTGCCCCGACCATGATCGCGCTGGGCGTACTCGCATCACCCGACATCTTCCGGTTAACCCGTGGAGTAGTGATCGGCGTCCGCGACGAATTGTTTATCGATGCCGCAAGGGTTTCCGGGCTCTCCGACCCGCGGATCATCTTCCGGCATGTGCTTGCCGTGGTCACCGGCCCCGTGGTGGTGCTGGGGTCGTTCGTTTTCGGACTCGCCATCATCGTGCAAGCGGGCCTCGAGTTCCTCGGGTTCGGCGACCCCACCCGGCCCAGTTGGGGCAACATGCTCAGCGACGCCTTCGCCACGATCTACAAGGCACCCCACTTGGTATATGCACCCGGCGCAATGATCGGCGTCACGGCAATGTGTCTCGTGCTGGTCAGCGCGGCGATTGCAGACAGCCTGGGGGTAGGTCGGGCCAGTCGGCGAAAGAGAAATCACCGCATGCCCGCGCGCCATCAGGACGCTGGACGAGATTGGCAGCAACGAGAACTCGCCGACGACGGGATGGAATATTCCGCAGGTGACCTGCTGACCGTGCGCGGGTTAAGCGTCCGCTACCCGAGCGCCGGCGGCGGGAGGAGCACCGTGGTGTCATCGGTGTGCCTGACAGTTAACCGGGGTGAGGCGCTTGGAATCGTTGGCGAATCGGGATCAGGCAAGTCCCAGACCGTCTTCGCCATCCTCGGTCTACTCCCGCCGGAAGCTCAGATGGATGCGCAATCGATGGTGCTGGGCGGGGTGAACCTGATCGATGCATCGGCTAAGACGCTGCAACAACTTCGCGGCGGCGCGATGGCCTACGTACCGCAGGAGCCGATGTCGAACCTTGACCCTTCCTTCACCGTGGGCAGCCAACTGATCGCGCCAATGCGCTACAAGCTCAAGATCTCCAAATCGGCTGCCCGTTCGCGCGCAATCGCCCTCCTGGAGCGCGTCGGAATTCCGGACCCGCAGCGCACGATGGCGGCCTACCCGCACGAGCTCAGTGGTGGGATGGCCCAACGGGTGCTGATTGCCGGGGCGGTATCCTGCGATCCTGAATTGCTGGTCGCCGACGAACCCACCACCGCCCTCGACGTCACAGTGCAGGCTGAGGTTTTGGAGTTGCTCCGTGAACTACAAAAGGAGCGCAACATGGCCTTGATCATCGTCACTCATAATCTAGGAGTCATTGCCGATATCTGCGACCGGGTTGCAGTAATGAAGTCCGGCGAAATAGTTGAAACCGCCTCCGTAGCAGAGCTTTTCGCGCACCCCCAGCATGAGTACACCAAAATGCTGCTGGCTGCGACATTAGACGATGCTCCGGGCAGGGCCGCTTCCGCGCCGCCGACGGGTTTTGCGCCGTGA
- a CDS encoding ABC transporter permease, with the protein MGAFILKRLLSGVGLAFVVLTGMYFFLQLTGIDPARGSLGLYATPEQVATKRIQLGLDRSIFSQYWDWLSHALRGDLGTSFSSTSSVAELMANRFPVTLSLAIGAVGVAAFFGVLLGTLAAVKPGLFDRFLQVVMVFGFALPNFWVAIILAVTLAVGLRWFPATGYVSLGSDPAGWLQSITLPVVAIAIGSIASIAQQLRNSIITVSAQDYIRTLRSRGLSNRTILLTHVLRNAAPPALTMLSLQFIAALSGAAIVERVFGLQGLGSVAINASAESDLPVIMGLLLFTVVTVVVVNLLVDIAYGALNPKVRMT; encoded by the coding sequence ATGGGCGCCTTCATCCTCAAGCGGCTGCTCTCTGGGGTAGGTCTGGCTTTCGTGGTTCTCACCGGAATGTACTTTTTCCTGCAGCTCACCGGCATCGATCCAGCCCGGGGTTCGCTCGGGCTCTATGCCACACCGGAACAGGTCGCAACGAAACGTATACAGCTGGGTCTGGACCGGTCAATCTTCTCTCAATATTGGGATTGGCTCAGCCACGCACTGCGCGGTGATCTCGGGACATCTTTTTCGTCCACGTCGTCGGTGGCCGAGTTAATGGCCAACCGTTTCCCGGTGACCCTTTCCTTGGCCATCGGAGCGGTGGGGGTCGCGGCCTTCTTTGGTGTGCTCCTGGGCACGTTGGCTGCTGTTAAGCCAGGGCTTTTCGATCGCTTCCTTCAGGTCGTCATGGTTTTCGGGTTTGCACTGCCCAACTTCTGGGTCGCAATAATCCTGGCCGTGACCTTGGCCGTAGGGCTGCGATGGTTCCCGGCTACCGGCTACGTCTCGTTGGGGTCTGACCCGGCTGGATGGTTGCAGTCGATCACGTTGCCCGTCGTCGCGATCGCCATTGGCTCCATTGCCTCCATCGCCCAGCAGCTTCGCAACTCAATCATTACGGTAAGCGCTCAGGACTACATCCGGACGCTTCGCAGCCGCGGTTTGAGCAATCGCACCATCTTGCTCACCCACGTGCTGCGCAACGCCGCGCCGCCCGCACTCACGATGTTGAGTTTGCAATTTATTGCTGCTCTCTCCGGGGCGGCGATCGTCGAGAGAGTCTTTGGTCTACAGGGTTTGGGCTCGGTGGCAATCAATGCCAGCGCCGAATCGGATCTGCCCGTGATCATGGGTTTGCTACTTTTCACCGTCGTCACCGTGGTGGTTGTCAACCTGCTCGTCGACATTGCCTACGGCGCACTGAATCCCAAAGTGAGAATGACATGA
- a CDS encoding ABC transporter substrate-binding protein, whose amino-acid sequence MRTTTTTFGGLLIAGALVLSACSSSEGGTGDSPTPAPSSATSASTSESGGAGASAGPAAQSSDANTSAAPAVEGADKQLVLGQNGDIPTWDPSEMKEGAVIQYAEAVYDPLLRKKADATIEGNLATDFTYNDTLTELTLKLRDGVVFSDGEKFDGEAVKANLEHAQKAAGSAAEAAKSISSVSVTDPSTVVLKLAAPNPGLLSALATYAGFMVSPKALAAGTAATEPIGTGPYVLDAANSQKASSYLFTKNPAYWNSEAFPFGSVVIKPFEDFTARFNALKTGQIQFMYGKNDMVDEAKASGLTVGTVPGEWQGVIMQDRAGTVLPALADVRVRQAINMAFDRQTIVDTYYGGFAQVSEQTFNPASEAWVDALNTKYPYDPAAAKALLAEAGYPNGFELPIGYSTGFMDPLVAIVTQYLGDIGITVKPVPINGFSNGGLDSLLANPVYMLSFSTNIPAWTDVLNKITPTSLWNHFKYEDPKVTQLLTDIPNNAGAKQADLYKELNTYLVDQAWFAPIATIQNIYLWSPQIDVTMQQSQLVPSLRFFKPAS is encoded by the coding sequence GTGCGCACCACCACCACCACGTTTGGTGGGCTCTTGATCGCCGGAGCCCTGGTGTTATCAGCGTGCAGTAGCAGCGAGGGCGGTACGGGTGACAGCCCAACCCCCGCGCCTTCTTCCGCAACATCGGCCAGCACTTCCGAGTCGGGAGGGGCTGGCGCTAGCGCCGGCCCCGCGGCGCAGTCCAGCGATGCCAACACCTCGGCGGCACCCGCCGTCGAGGGGGCAGACAAGCAACTGGTGCTCGGCCAGAACGGCGACATCCCCACTTGGGACCCGTCAGAGATGAAGGAGGGCGCCGTCATTCAGTATGCGGAGGCGGTGTACGACCCGCTGCTGCGGAAGAAGGCAGACGCCACAATTGAGGGCAACTTGGCCACCGACTTCACCTACAACGACACCCTCACCGAGCTCACGCTCAAGCTGCGCGACGGGGTTGTTTTCAGTGATGGCGAGAAATTTGATGGCGAAGCGGTTAAAGCCAACCTCGAACACGCCCAGAAGGCTGCGGGATCTGCTGCTGAAGCAGCCAAATCGATCAGTTCCGTTTCTGTCACCGATCCGAGCACTGTGGTGCTGAAGCTCGCCGCGCCCAACCCTGGCTTGCTGTCCGCTCTGGCCACCTACGCCGGCTTCATGGTGAGCCCGAAGGCTCTCGCCGCCGGTACAGCGGCCACTGAGCCCATCGGCACGGGGCCGTACGTCTTGGATGCTGCTAATTCGCAGAAGGCGAGCAGCTATCTCTTCACCAAGAACCCTGCGTACTGGAACTCCGAGGCATTTCCTTTCGGCAGCGTGGTCATCAAGCCCTTCGAGGATTTCACTGCCCGCTTCAATGCTTTGAAAACTGGCCAGATTCAGTTCATGTACGGCAAGAACGACATGGTCGACGAAGCCAAAGCCAGCGGACTCACCGTCGGCACCGTGCCCGGCGAATGGCAGGGCGTGATTATGCAGGACCGCGCGGGGACCGTCTTGCCCGCGCTCGCTGATGTCCGGGTGCGACAGGCGATCAACATGGCATTCGATCGTCAAACCATCGTCGATACCTATTACGGCGGCTTCGCGCAGGTCTCGGAGCAGACGTTCAACCCCGCCAGCGAAGCGTGGGTGGATGCACTTAACACCAAGTACCCGTATGACCCCGCCGCGGCTAAGGCGCTGTTGGCCGAGGCCGGTTACCCCAATGGATTCGAATTACCCATTGGTTACTCCACCGGCTTCATGGATCCGCTGGTGGCGATCGTGACCCAGTATCTGGGCGACATCGGTATCACGGTGAAACCGGTTCCCATCAATGGCTTCTCGAATGGGGGGCTCGACTCCTTGCTGGCCAACCCTGTCTACATGCTGTCCTTCTCCACCAACATTCCGGCCTGGACGGACGTGCTGAACAAGATCACTCCCACCTCGCTGTGGAACCACTTTAAGTACGAGGACCCGAAAGTGACCCAACTTCTCACCGACATTCCGAACAACGCCGGCGCGAAGCAAGCCGATTTGTACAAGGAATTAAATACCTACTTGGTGGACCAGGCCTGGTTTGCCCCCATCGCCACTATCCAGAACATCTACCTCTGGTCGCCGCAGATCGATGTGACGATGCAGCAGTCGCAGTTGGTACCGAGTTTGAGATTCTTCAAGCCCGCTAGCTAA